The following DNA comes from Peribacillus sp. FSL E2-0218.
AATTCCTCAATCTTTTTTCGCACCGGGATTTTACTATAGGTCAATGCAGGTTCCTCCTTTTATATGATTCTGAATTTTCTTTTTCTATGGTAATTTTAATGATAGAATATTAACTGTCAAAATTACATACAAAAAAGAACGTATTTACAGCTTTCCATCCACCATATTAAAGAAATATAGCCTTATAATCCTTCATTATGAAAGGCGGTCGTTTCATGGATGAAATAGATGTCAGTTTACTGGAGCTTTTACAAATGAATGGAAGGATGACAATAAGTGAACTATCAAAGAAATTGGCCTTAAGTCGACCAAGCATTTCTGAACGCATGTATCGCCTCCAGGAAAAGGGAATCATCGAGGGTTTCAGTGCAAGGGTTTCACCGACCGCAATCGGAAGAGCGGTGCTCGTGTTCATTCAAGTGAGTGAACTTAAGGTTTCCGTTTCCGATTTCGAGCAATTAGTGATAAATGATTTGGATATTATCGAATGCCATCGCGTAACGGGGACAGTGGGGTATTTTCTTAAGGCGGCTTTAGCTGATATGGACAGCATGAGATTACTTATCGATCGATTGATACCCTATGGGCACCTGAATACTTCCATAGTCTTGACATCCCCTGTACCTTCGCGTTCCATCCTTCCAAAGGTCAGTGAATGATAAGGTCGCCAGCCATGATGCAGCACTTGGCGTAAGAAAGACGTCAAAAAGGAACAGTGCAGGTCCACTGTTCCTTTTTGGTGTCACTTCAAGTCCATCAGTGCCCCGAAATATTGCTGGGACGTAGTAAAACAAATGAAGGCCAATAGTTCCGAAATTTCTTCATCCGTAAGCGCTTCTTTCAATACGTGGAAAAATGGATCCCCCGTTTTTTCACGCTGGGTTAGGAATACTTCTGCAAACCCAATCGCATAGCTTTCTTTTACTTCGCTTGGCTTTAGTGGAGTACCTTTTGCCTGACAGTAAGAACAGCCGTTGCCCAAGGCCAGGACCCTCCTGACATTTTCCTTTAATTCCTTCGATAGTTTCCCATCTGCACACACACTCTCTGAAAGGTCTGACCATTTTTGCAAAATTTCTTCGGAATGAAATAACCGCTGAAAGGGACTGGACCCAAGCTCCGAATTTTTTATTCTTGTCATGCTCATCTCTCCTTTGAGATAATCTTAATATAAAAAACGAGCATTTTTAATTGCGTTCGCAAAGTATATCTATTAAATATTTATTGAACGTAAGGAAAAGAAGGAGTATGTTATTCGAATGAAAATTGATGATAAAGATAGGGACATCCTTGCTGAATTAATGTTGAATAGCCGGGTCTCAATGAGGGAATTGGCAAAGAAGGTAGGTCTCTCCGCTCCCACCGTTACCGAGCGAGTCCGGCAAATGGAGTCGTTCGGCATCATTAAGGGATACGTTGCCGAAATTGACCACAAAAAGATCGGTTTTCCGATTGAGTGTATCGTGGAAGCAACGATAAAAAATGGGGAATATGAAAAATTCAAAATGTATATTTCCAAGCTGCCGAATGTTGATTTTTGCTATCGAATTGCCGGGCAAGCCTGCTTTATGCTCAAAATTCGCAGTGAGAGTCTGGAAAAAGTGGAGGAATTCATCAATCAAACCATTCCTTTTGCGGCAACGGTGACACATGTCATCCTTTCAGAAGTTGAGCGGAAGCATGAATGATAGATTTTTTTCATCGCTTGTGAACGAATCCTTCCTTTCAAACGTCAAATAATATAAAGGATGGGAAATGAGAGTGGGTGATCAAGGGATGGACGAAAAAAATCTGGTTAAAGCGGCAAAAAATGGGGATGACGGAGCTTTGGCGGAATTGTTTCAAGGTTCCTATCCTTTCCTGCTTAAATATTTATTGAAATTGACCTTTAACCTGCAAAATGCAGAGGATTTGGCTCAGGAGACCTATTCGAAGGCCATCGAGAATCTTTCAAGGTTCAAGGGGACTTCCAAATTTTCCACTTGGTTGATTTCCATAGCAACACGGCTATATTTGGATCAACAGCGCAAGAGGAAACGCGAATTCAACTGGATGAAACAAGAGCAATCAATACGCAAGCTGAAATGGGAGGCGCAAAGCAATAACCAAGTATGGGATGATGTGATGGAGGCGTTAGGACAGTTGAACGATGGTTTACGGGTGCCGGTCATATTGAAGCATTACTATGGTTTTTCTTACGAAGAAATAGCGGCGATAATCAGCATTCCGGAAGGGACGGTAAAATCCCGTGTCCATAAAGGCATCAAAGCCATAAGAAAGGAGCTGGCAACGATTGATGAAGGATCAGTCAGGATATCCAAAACGCTCAGCCAAGAATGATCAAGATGTAGTCGACCAATTGAATAAGAGCCTGGAGAATTTTGATGAGGCGATATCTTTTGAGGTTCCTCATCCGTCGCATTTTGAAGAGAAAATTAAAATTTTGCGTGCAGAGACCAAAAATAGGCGGCTGCGAGAACTGCTTATCTTTACAATAACCGCTGCAGTTATCCTATCTTTCCTGTTTTTGGCGCTGTACCTTCAGCCGGTAATGTTCATAATGCTCCAGGTGCTGACCGTGGTGTTCATTTGTTGCTATACGGTACATGTGAAAAGGAAGGTGAAGGTGAGTCATGAGTAATCTTGAGATATTTGCCTTGATGGTCTGTGGGCTGATTTTACTGACCCAAAGCATTTTTCTATTCATCGATGCCAGGAAGAATGGCTTCAACCAATGGATGTGGGGGATTCTTGGGTTGATTCAAGCCCCGTTCCCGATCATTTTTTATATGATCGTTAAGAAAATCAGAAAAAAGGAAGAGGATGAACTATATGATTATCGTGACTACTAATACGGTTCCTGGTAAAGAAATCAAAGATTTAAAGGGGCTTGTTAAGGGAAACTGTGTTCAATCCAAACATATCGGAAAAGATATCCTTGCTGGATTAAGAACCATTGTCGGTGGCGAAATCAATGAGTATACCGAAATGATGAAAGAGGCGAGGCAAAAAGCAATTGGCAGGATGGTGGAAGAAGCGAAGGAAAGAGGGGCGAATGCCATTGTGGCCATGCGTTTGGAAACTTCAGCTATCATGCAGAACACTTGTGAAATCATCGCCTATGGCACTGCCGTTTATGTGGAATGACATGAAATGATCAAAACAGGGTCATAAG
Coding sequences within:
- the sigY gene encoding RNA polymerase sigma factor SigY encodes the protein MDEKNLVKAAKNGDDGALAELFQGSYPFLLKYLLKLTFNLQNAEDLAQETYSKAIENLSRFKGTSKFSTWLISIATRLYLDQQRKRKREFNWMKQEQSIRKLKWEAQSNNQVWDDVMEALGQLNDGLRVPVILKHYYGFSYEEIAAIISIPEGTVKSRVHKGIKAIRKELATIDEGSVRISKTLSQE
- a CDS encoding YxlC family protein: MKDQSGYPKRSAKNDQDVVDQLNKSLENFDEAISFEVPHPSHFEEKIKILRAETKNRRLRELLIFTITAAVILSFLFLALYLQPVMFIMLQVLTVVFICCYTVHVKRKVKVSHE
- a CDS encoding Lrp/AsnC family transcriptional regulator, whose protein sequence is MDEIDVSLLELLQMNGRMTISELSKKLALSRPSISERMYRLQEKGIIEGFSARVSPTAIGRAVLVFIQVSELKVSVSDFEQLVINDLDIIECHRVTGTVGYFLKAALADMDSMRLLIDRLIPYGHLNTSIVLTSPVPSRSILPKVSE
- a CDS encoding Lrp/AsnC family transcriptional regulator, coding for MKIDDKDRDILAELMLNSRVSMRELAKKVGLSAPTVTERVRQMESFGIIKGYVAEIDHKKIGFPIECIVEATIKNGEYEKFKMYISKLPNVDFCYRIAGQACFMLKIRSESLEKVEEFINQTIPFAATVTHVILSEVERKHE
- a CDS encoding YbjQ family protein — translated: MIIVTTNTVPGKEIKDLKGLVKGNCVQSKHIGKDILAGLRTIVGGEINEYTEMMKEARQKAIGRMVEEAKERGANAIVAMRLETSAIMQNTCEIIAYGTAVYVE
- a CDS encoding carboxymuconolactone decarboxylase family protein; translation: MTRIKNSELGSSPFQRLFHSEEILQKWSDLSESVCADGKLSKELKENVRRVLALGNGCSYCQAKGTPLKPSEVKESYAIGFAEVFLTQREKTGDPFFHVLKEALTDEEISELLAFICFTTSQQYFGALMDLK